A region of Marasmius oreades isolate 03SP1 chromosome 9, whole genome shotgun sequence DNA encodes the following proteins:
- a CDS encoding uncharacterized protein (BUSCO:EOG09263P17), whose amino-acid sequence MAPNTTEPVLPQAPATAVPPSSQSQPPSQQGTQHPVASLDREQLMQLLQHIPGMMNKLVGSDGNLKADAAQTLSNLSQQQPGFPPPVGAQLPAGVTLPHGLVPPPPSGQFPPGFPGEPGPNSHPRGPPNLGQLSAAVAMQAAPPPPPPSGQQQPAGGGTKPPEDDDGDLSDGKGKSDGSPTSTPAPGSAGRRGGRNGAAMGSDEWARMRKDNHKEVERRRRSNINEGINELGRIVPNGSGEKSKGAILSRAVQYIHHLKENEARNIEKWTLEKLLMDQAMGDLQAQLEEVRNMWTEERNGRQRVEAELEALKSGGSASGAASGAPDIKPNGNKRPSEEGEQGKEDDIKRQRME is encoded by the exons ATGGCACCGAACACAACAGAACCGGTTCTGCCTCAAGCACCAGCAACGGCTGTCCCGCCTTCATCACAATCTCAACCGCCGTCACAGCAGGGCACCCAACATCCAGTCGCAAGTCTTGATCGGGAGCAGTTAATGCAACTTCTCCAGCATATTCCTGGGATGATGAACAAACTC GTCGGGTCAGATGGAAATCTCAAAGCCGACGCTGCTCAAACTCTTTCCAACCTTTCACAACAACAACCTGGATTCCCACCTCCTGTAGGAGCACAATTACCTGCAGGTGTAACACTTCCTCATGGTCtagtaccaccaccaccatcgggACAGTTTCCTCCTGGTTTTCCGGGTGAACCAGGTCCCAACTCTCATCCCAGGGGACCTCCGAATCTGGGACAGCTGAGTGCAGCTGTCGCTATGCAAGCTgccccaccaccaccaccgccttcAGGGCAACAACAACCCGCGGGGGGAGGGACAAAACCACCagaggatgacgatggtGATTTGTCGGATGGTAAAGGCAAGAGTGATGGTTCGCCTACTTCCACACCCGCACCAGGCTCCGCAGGAAGAAGAGGGGGGAGAAACGGAGCTGCTATGGGTTCTGATGAGTGGGCGAGGATGAGAAAGGATAATCAT AAAGAGGTAGAACGTCGCCGAAGGAGTAATATCAACGAAGGCATCAACGAGCTCGGGCGTATCGTGCCGAACGGTTCTGGAGAAAAATCCAAGGGTGCTATCCTTTCTCGCGCGGTGCAGTATATTCATCATCTCAAGGAGAACGAGGCGCGGAATATCGAGAAGTGGACGTTGGAGAAGTTGTTGATGGATCAGGCGATGGGCGATTTGCAGGCGCAGCTTGAGGAAGTTAGAAATATGTGGACGGAGGAGAGGAACGGACGACAGAGGGTTGAGGCGGAGCTGGAGGCGTTGAAGAGTGGTGGAAGTGCGTCCGGTGCTGCTTCTGGTGCGCCAGATATCAAGCCGAATGGGAACAAGCGGCCCAGCGAGGAGGGAGAACAAGGAAAAGAGGATGATATAAAACGACAGAGGATGGAATAA